The Methanococcus voltae genomic sequence TCAACTTCAGCAGCTCTTTGCTCTAATTTAGTGAAATCCATTTCAAAGTTTAAAGCCTTGGATAAAACGTTTAAAACGTTGGTTGCAGCTTTTGGGTCTACAACATAACCTATTGTTTCAGCCATTAAACAAGTTGCTTCAATGTCATTTAATTTAGAAAACATTAGCATTAAACCAGCGGCTCCTAAAATGCTACCATTATCTTCCCTAAATTCTACACCATACTCTTTATGCTGTTCTGCAATTTCTGAAGAGGTAGATGCTACGTAAACTTTTAAATCTTGGTTTGGAATTTGACCAACCCCTAAACCGCCTAAAGTATATGTTTTTGTAGCCCCATATTCGATTCCTAATTCTATAAGCCTTTTAGAAACTTCGTATTGTCCGGCCGGCGATAAAGATTGTGTATTACCGGAAATTACAA encodes the following:
- a CDS encoding proteasome assembly chaperone family protein — its product is MINLFEKKIKEYEPLKDAILIEGLPGIGHVGRIAAEHLISEFNGEKVMEIYCNDFPPQVNVNSDGSVEFMNNEIYLIKEPIPMIVISGNTQSLSPAGQYEVSKRLIELGIEYGATKTYTLGGLGVGQIPNQDLKVYVASTSSEIAEQHKEYGVEFREDNGSILGAAGLMLMFSKLNDIEATCLMAETIGYVVDPKAATNVLNVLSKALNFEMDFTKLEQRAAEVEKLLEKVQLTQEEAEMPEDNDDLSYFG